The following is a genomic window from Burkholderia oklahomensis C6786.
CATCTCGTGCGACGAGCGCGCGGGCGTCGCGCCCGACGAAATCGCCGATCCGCGGCCGTTCGCCGAAGTGATGCGCCAATGGACGACGCTGCATCCCGAATTCGCGTTCCTGCCGCGCAAGTTCAAGATCGCGATCACCGGCGCGGCCGAGGATCGCGCGGCGACCGACTGGCACGACGTCGGCCTGAAGCTCGTGCGCGACGCGGCGGGCGAGCTCGGCTTTCGCGTGAGCGTCGGCGGCGGCATGGGGCGCACGCCGATGACGGCGACGCTCTTGCGCGCATTCCTGCCGTGGCGGCACGTGATGAACTACATCGAGGCGGTCGTGCGCGTCTACAACCGCTACGGCCGCCGCGACAACAAGTACAAGGCGCGCCTCAAGATCCTCGTGAAAGCCGAAGGCCGGCGCTATCTCGATGACGTCGAGGAAGAGTTTCGGCAGATCGTCGAGCACGACGGCGGGCCGCACACGATTACGCAGGCGGAGCTCGATCGCGTGAGCGCGTCGTTCGTGCCGCCCGCGCCGCCGCGGCGATCGGCCGATGCCGATGCCGGTGCCGCGCTCGCGCGCGTGCGAACGCTCGCCGCCCCCCCTGCCTGCGTTCGCGCGCTGGCTCGAGCGCAACGTCGCGCGACACAAGGATCCTTCACTGCGGATCGTCACGCTGTCGTTCAAGCGCCGGCTCCAGGCGCCCGGCGACGCATCGCCCGAACAGCTCGACGCGCTCGCCCACCTCGTCGACCGCTTCTCCGCCGGCGAGGCGCGCGTCACGCACGCGCAGAACGTCGTGCTGCCGTGGGTGCACGTCGACGATCTGCATCCTCTGTGGGAAGCGGCGCGCGACGCGGGCCTCGCGAGCGCGAACGCGCGCCTCCTGACCGACATGATCGCGTGCCCCGGCGGCGACTTCTGCGCGCTCGCGAATGCGCGCTCGATCCCGATCGCCGACGCGATCGCCGAGCGCTTCGACGATCTCGACGAGTTGAACGACATCGGCGACATCGGCCTGCACATCAGCGGCTGCATCAACTCGTGCGGACACCATCACAGCGGCCACATCGGCATTCTCGGCGTCGACAAGGACGGCGACGAGTGGTACCAGGTGACGCTCGGCGGCTCCGACGGCACGGCCGCGAGCGGCCCCGCGCAGCCGGGCAAGGTGATCGGGCCGTCGTTCTCGGCCGACGAGATCGTCGACGTCGTCGACGCGATCGTCGCGACCTATCTGCGCGTACGGCAGACCGAAGCGGGACGCCGCGAGCGCTTCATCGACGCGTACCGGCGCGTCGGCCCGGAACCCTTCAGGGCCGCCGCGAACGCGGCGCGCCATTTCGCGACGAGCGCCGCATGAATCCGCAGAACCGCCTCCGCTTGCTGACCGCGAGCGCCCACGACGAAGAGACGCGCGCCGCGCCGGCGAGCGGCGACGCGACGCTCGCCGTGTCGAACGACGAGGATCTGACGCCGCTTGCGGCGCGCATCGCGCGCGCGACACGCATCGACCTGCATTTTCCGGCGTTCACCGACGGCCGCGCATACAGCCAGGCGTATCTGCTGCGCAAGCGCTTCGGCTTCACGGGCGACCTGCGCGCGACGGGCGACGTGCTGATCGATCAACTGCTGCAGATGGAGCGGATGGGCTTTTCGAGCGCCGTGCTCGCCGACGGCGCCGACATCGACGCCGCGCGGCGGCAGCTCGAACGGTTCGCCGGGTTCTATCAGCGCGGCGTATCGGCGCAAGCAAACGCGCATTAACGCGTGACGGACGGCGCTGTGCCGGATCACGCGAACGGACGACGAGATCCGCACCGATGAAAACGCCCGGCATCCGCCGCATTCGGCCGATTCGCCGCCGGCACGCGACGGCGGCGTCCCAAGCGTCGACGCCGCCGCCGGGGACCGCCGTATTCGACGCTGCGCCCGTTGCGGAGCGACGGCCCGTCGCGCGCCGAACGATACGGGAACCGTGCTTGCATACGGACGCCGCGGTGCGCCGGCAGCCGTGGCGAATCCGCGCGGCCGACGCGCGCCGGCTCCGCTGAACCGGCGTCACGCGATGCGTGTCGCGGCGCGATCATTCGCGTCGAAAGGCGTACGAAAGAACGGTCCGTGACGGTTGCGATCGCGCGTTCATGCTGCCGCGCATCAAGAAAAACTATAATAGCCGGCTCGCCATGCCACATCGCGTCGGCCGACACGGCGTGCGGAAGGCCCCGCGGATCGCCGCGCCGATTCGCTCGCGCGCCCGCGCCGATCGGCGGCGTCGAGCCCGGGCGCCCCGCCCGGGCCCGCTCGCGCGGCGCATGACCGGCCCCTTTGAATTACGCCATGCACAACCGATTCCGACCGTTCCTCGTCCCGTCCGCCGTTGCGATCGCGACCGTGCTGTCCGCCTGCTCGTCCGCGCCCAAGCCCCTGTATCAGCAGGAGCAATTCGACGCGACCGCGAGCCCGTACGCGCGCACGTTCCGCGAAAAATCGGCCGCGACGTGCGAAGCCGCACGCCGCGCGCTGCTGAGCCAGGGCTATATGGCGAGCGCGACGCGCCCGGACGCGGTCGAAGGCAGCAAGAACTTCCAGCCGAGCAACGACTCGCACGTCGTCATCGAATTCCACGTCGTGTGCGCGGACGCGGACGTCGACGGCGCGTCGAGCATCGCCTACGTGAACGCCGTGCAGGACCGCTACTCGCTGAAGAAGAGCAACACGTCGGCGAGCGTCGGACTGAGCGTGTTCGGCTCGCTGTCGCTGCCGATCGGCTCGAGCGACGACGCGATGGTCAAGATCGCGAGCGAGACCATTCCCGCCGGCGTGTTCTACGAACGCTTCTTCAATCTCGTCGATCACTTTCTGAAGATCGATCCGACGCGGCGCGACAAGGCCGCGATCAAGGCGGCCGAGAAGGAACGCGTCGCGCCGCTGCCGGAGCCGGCGGAGACGGCCGAAGGCGCGCCGTTGAAGCTGAAGACGCCGGCCGCGCCGACGCCGCCGGCGGAGCCCGTGCATCCGTCCGCGGCCGCGCCCGAGGGGGCGCCGGCGGCGGCTTCGATGCCTGCTGCTGCGTCGGCTCCCGCGACGGCGTCCATGCCCGCACCGAAGTCCGCGCAGCCGCCCGCTTCCGCGCCTGCGGCAACTTCGGCTCCGGCGTCCGCGTCCGCGCCTGCCGCGGCATCGGCTCCCGCGCCGACGTCCGCACCGGCGCCGACCGCCCCGCCTGCTCCGGCGCCTTCAGCGAGCCCTTCGTCGTCGATCACGCCGTCGGCGGCGCCGGTGGCGTCGTCGTCTCAATCGGCGCAGCCGTCGATTTCGGCGCCGCCGATCGCACCGCCGCCCGAGTCGGCCACCAATGCGCCCGTCCCGGCGGAAACGACGCAGGCGGAGACCGCCACGCCGACAGCGGCCGGCGGCGCACATGCACCTGCACCGGCGCCCGCCGTGACGGACCCAGCGACTACGGAAAACGCAACGCAATCCGCCGCCAACGACGTCAACGCGAACTGATCGCCCTTCCCCGCCAGATCTCCCGCCGATCGCCACGCATCGGACGCAAGCTTCTCCGCGTCGTACCGCGTCGCCTGCTTTGTCGCTTACTTCGTCGTATGCCCGCCGTTGATCAGGATCGTCTGCCCGGTGACCCACCACCCGTCGCTGACGAGATGGCGAATGAACGGCACGACATCCTCGATGTCGGTCAGCCCCGTCTTCGAGAACGGCGACAACGCGGCGGCCGTCTTGTGATACGCGACCGCGTCCGCGCCTTCGGCCGGATAGAAGAACGGCGTGTCCATCGGGCCGGGGCCGACCGCCGTCACCGAAATGCCGCGCGCGCCGAATTCCTTCGCCGCCGCGCGCGTGAAGTGCTCGACGGGCGCCTTCATCCCCGCGTAGGCCGCGTAGAACGGCGTGAACGCGCCGAGCAGCGACGTCACGAGCGTGAGGATCTTGCCGTTGTCGTTGACGTGCTTGCCCGCTTCCCTCAGGAAGAAGAACGCCGACTTCGAATTGACGGCCGCCATCTCGTCGTATTCGGCTTCGGTGATCTCGACGAACGGCTTCTTCAGCACCTTGCCGACCGTGTTGATCGCGATGTCCGGACGGCCGACCGCCGACACCGCGTCGGCGAACAGCTTCTCGACGGCGCCCGCCGTCGTCAGGTCCGCCTGCAGCGCGACCGCCTGCGCGCCCGCCGCCTTAACGGCGGCGACAGTCGCTTCCGCATCGGCCTTCGTGCCCGGGCTGTTGTAATGGATCACGACCGCCTTCGCGCCATGCTCGGCGAGATCGCGCGCGATCAATCCACCGAGATTCTTCGCGCCGCCCGCGACGATGACGGTTTTGCCCTTGATGCTGTGGTCTGCCATGGTTGCTCTCCGTTTCCGACACGCGAGGCCGCCGGATGCCGCCTCGCATGCGTTCGAATGATATATTCCATAAAATCCTTATAAAGCCATCACTTCTGACATCACCCGTCAGAGAAATCGAACAATTACCGATTGCCGCACGCTCGATCCCACGACGATGACCCAGCTCGCTCTCTTACCCGCGCCGTTCGCCGCGCCCGGCACGCGTCGCGCGCCGTCTCCGCTCGCGCTTCGCCACGGAGACGCCGATGGATCGCATTGACCTCTTTCGCGTGTTCGCGCGCGTCGTCGAATGCGCGAACTTCACGCGCGCGGCCGACACGCTCGGGATGCCGCGCTCGTCGGTGTCGGCGGCGATCCAGGAACTGGAGGGCCGGGTCGGCGCGCGGCTCCTCAACCGGACGACCCGCAAGGTGACGCCGACGCAGGATGGCACCGCGCTCTACGAGCGCTGCCTGCGCCTCATCGCCGACGTCGAGGAAACCGAGAACCTGTTCCGTCATTCGACCGTCGGGCCGAGCGGCACGCTGCGCGTCGACATGCCGGGCCGCATCGGACGCCTGATCGTCGCGCCCGCGCTGCCCGGGTTTCTCGACCAATATCCGCAGATCAGCATCGATCTCGGCGTCACCGATCGCACGGTGAATCTGATCGAGGAGCGCGTCGACTGCGCGCTGCGCGTCGGCACGCTGAGCGACTCGGGCCTCATTGCGCGCGCGATCGGCGACCTGCCGCTCATCAACGTCGCGAGCCCCGCGTATCTCGCGCGCCACGGCGTGCCGCGCACGCCCGCCGATCTCGCGCGCCATCGGCCGATCAACTACGCATCGCCGTCGAGCGGGCGCGTCGCGCCTTGGGAATGGGTCGAAGGCGATACGGTCGAGCGGCTCGCGCTGCAGGGGCGCGTGACCGTGAACAGCGCGGAGGCTTATATCGCGTGCTGCCTGTCGGGACTCGGGCTCATCCAGATTCCCGCGTACGACGTCGACACGCATCTGCGCGCGGGCGAGCTCGTCGAAGTGCTGCCGGACCATCGCGCGGCGCCGATGCCGATGACGCTGCTCTATCCGCATCGGCAGCATCTGTCTCGGCGGTTTCACGTGTTCGCGGATTGGCTGGAGACGCTGCTGAAGGCGACGGTCCTTGTAGGTTGGGGCGCTCGCCGCGCCTGATTTCGGCAGGCGCGGCGGGCGCCGCATCGGCTGTCAGGCTGCGTGCTTGCTCGGCTTGCTCGGCTTGCTCGGCTTGCTCGGCTTGCTCGGCTTGCTCGGCTTGCTCGGCTTGCTCGGCGGCAAATATTATCCGGGTATTATTGACTGTCAATTTATACCCGGGTATAAATTCGCATTGTTCGAATTTTTCGAGGTCAATGCAATGATGAGCGCCCCTCTCCCTTCCCACATCGCCTTCGACGGCTATCGGCGGCTTGCGGCCGGCCCGCTGTCGACGGTTGCAATCGCAGTCAAGCGGGCCGTCGAAAACGACGCCGTCGGCGGCACGGTCCTGATCTTCGACAACGCGACCGGGCGCTCGATCGACATCGACACGCGAGGCTCGGACGACGACATCACGGCCCGCTACGCGCAGGCCGCGCAGGCCGAGTCGGCCGACGACGCCGACGCGCGACGCGACGGCGCGGCTCGCGAATCCGCCTCCGGCGCACCCGACGCGCCCGACGCAAATGGCGGCACGAGCGAGCCGCGCGGCCGCGGCCGTCCGAAGCTCGGCGTCGTCGCCCGCGAAGTCACGCTGCTGCCGCGCCATTGGGAATGGCTCGCAACGCAGCCGGGCGGCGCGTCCGTCGTGCTGCGCCGCCTCGTCGACGAAGCCCGCCGCACGCACGCGCACCAGGACCGCAACCGCCGGACGCAGGAGCGCGCGTACCACTTCATGTCGGCGATCGCGGGCGACATGCCCGGCTTCGAGGAGGCGACGCGCGCGCTCTTCGCGAACGACGGCGCGCGCCTGCGCGAACGGGTCGCCGCGTGGCCCGCCGACGTGCGCGACCACGCGATCGCGCTTGCGTTCGCGAACGACGACGCCACGCCGCCGCCCGCCGCGCGCTGAATCCACGCCCGAGAACATGACAGCCATAGACTTGAATGCGGGCGCATTGGCGCCCGTCGCCGACGAAGTCGACCTCGTCGACCTTCCGGTGACCGGCGCGATTCCGCGCGACCTGAACGGCGTACTCGTGCGCAACGGGCCCAATCCGCTGCGCGGCTGCTTCGAAGGCGACGACGTGCTGTCGTGGTGGCCGGAAGACGCGATGCTGCACGCGGTGGCGCTCCAGGACGGCCGCGCGGCGCGCTACCGGAATCGCCGGGCGCGCACGCAGCGCTGGGCGCGCGTGTACGCCCCGGATCGCGCGCCGTCGCTCGTCGACACGAATCCGAACGTCAACGTGCTCATTCACGCGGGCGAAATCCTCGCCCTCGCCGAAGGCGGCGCGCCGCTCGCGATCACGGCCGGCCTCGACAGCCTCGGCGCGTCGCGCCGCCATCCGGGTCTCGCGCACGGAATGGCGGCGCATCCGAAAGTCGATCCGCAAACCGGCGAGCTGATCGCGTTTCGCGCCGACTGGAGCAGACCGTGGCTGCGCTACGGCGTAGCGGACGCGGCGGGCGTGCAGACCGTCGACATCGACATCGAGGGGCCGGCGCCGTCGATGGTGCACGACATCGCGATCACCGCGACGCACAGCATCGTGTTCGACTTGAACGCCGCATACGACTTCTCGATGCTGTCGCGCGGCCACCGGATGCCGCTGCGCTGGCACGACGAGCGCCGCGCGCGCATCGGCGTCCTGCCGCGTCACGGCGGCGACGTGCGCTGGTTCGACATCGCGCCGTGCTTCATCC
Proteins encoded in this region:
- a CDS encoding DUF934 domain-containing protein → MNPQNRLRLLTASAHDEETRAAPASGDATLAVSNDEDLTPLAARIARATRIDLHFPAFTDGRAYSQAYLLRKRFGFTGDLRATGDVLIDQLLQMERMGFSSAVLADGADIDAARRQLERFAGFYQRGVSAQANAH
- a CDS encoding LysR family transcriptional regulator; its protein translation is MDRIDLFRVFARVVECANFTRAADTLGMPRSSVSAAIQELEGRVGARLLNRTTRKVTPTQDGTALYERCLRLIADVEETENLFRHSTVGPSGTLRVDMPGRIGRLIVAPALPGFLDQYPQISIDLGVTDRTVNLIEERVDCALRVGTLSDSGLIARAIGDLPLINVASPAYLARHGVPRTPADLARHRPINYASPSSGRVAPWEWVEGDTVERLALQGRVTVNSAEAYIACCLSGLGLIQIPAYDVDTHLRAGELVEVLPDHRAAPMPMTLLYPHRQHLSRRFHVFADWLETLLKATVLVGWGARRA
- a CDS encoding DUF2242 domain-containing protein, producing MHNRFRPFLVPSAVAIATVLSACSSAPKPLYQQEQFDATASPYARTFREKSAATCEAARRALLSQGYMASATRPDAVEGSKNFQPSNDSHVVIEFHVVCADADVDGASSIAYVNAVQDRYSLKKSNTSASVGLSVFGSLSLPIGSSDDAMVKIASETIPAGVFYERFFNLVDHFLKIDPTRRDKAAIKAAEKERVAPLPEPAETAEGAPLKLKTPAAPTPPAEPVHPSAAAPEGAPAAASMPAAASAPATASMPAPKSAQPPASAPAATSAPASASAPAAASAPAPTSAPAPTAPPAPAPSASPSSSITPSAAPVASSSQSAQPSISAPPIAPPPESATNAPVPAETTQAETATPTAAGGAHAPAPAPAVTDPATTENATQSAANDVNAN
- a CDS encoding SDR family oxidoreductase produces the protein MADHSIKGKTVIVAGGAKNLGGLIARDLAEHGAKAVVIHYNSPGTKADAEATVAAVKAAGAQAVALQADLTTAGAVEKLFADAVSAVGRPDIAINTVGKVLKKPFVEITEAEYDEMAAVNSKSAFFFLREAGKHVNDNGKILTLVTSLLGAFTPFYAAYAGMKAPVEHFTRAAAKEFGARGISVTAVGPGPMDTPFFYPAEGADAVAYHKTAAALSPFSKTGLTDIEDVVPFIRHLVSDGWWVTGQTILINGGHTTK
- a CDS encoding DUF2239 family protein codes for the protein MMSAPLPSHIAFDGYRRLAAGPLSTVAIAVKRAVENDAVGGTVLIFDNATGRSIDIDTRGSDDDITARYAQAAQAESADDADARRDGAARESASGAPDAPDANGGTSEPRGRGRPKLGVVAREVTLLPRHWEWLATQPGGASVVLRRLVDEARRTHAHQDRNRRTQERAYHFMSAIAGDMPGFEEATRALFANDGARLRERVAAWPADVRDHAIALAFANDDATPPPAAR